A region of the Ptychodera flava strain L36383 chromosome 22, AS_Pfla_20210202, whole genome shotgun sequence genome:
actcgcgagatttgcaagatcgatgagaattacgtttgcagtctgcaggatcgacgctcacgcttgcattttgcttgtaaatcactgtcaactttttttccccgtacattttattgttttatttttcaaaaaaataaatctttttcatttctggcaagggggcgctcggaatttacaagagggtgccacgcccctgttaccttattcagggagaacactgagaaTATTGTCTGTACCTGTCCCCTGATTGAGCCAGGCAAAATGTCACAGAATTCATGCAGAGcctttacaatttcttgttTGGTTTGGTTCTTCTCCATGAAACCATCAAAGTATTGCATTACAAGTTTGCAGACGTCGCACTCGGCGTCCTtcaaagctaaaatcaaatGTAAAAACACAGTTTTTCAGAGATACATCTGTGAGCATCAAAGACTTCATATGATGCTAATGAATACATTGATcgaccaatcaatcaatcagtaaatcaatcaatcaatgttaATTATATATGTTACTCTGAAAGTCATGTCAtggattttaatcaaaataatgGATGCAAAATCTGCAGTTTATAATCAGTGTCCTTGAGAGATAAAGCAACGCTGTGAACATTAATAGACAGGTCCATCAGTAAACAATAAAGCTTTCATGATTCTAATCATTCAATGTCAAATCAATCCATCTTCCTAATCAATGTCACACTGACACTGTTTGACACTGATGTTcgtcaaaataaattgatacaaaattTACTGACGTCAAAGTCtgtgtcaaaatataaaacatggtATTGTTGAGATACAACGGTGAGGACCAAATGACTACTTAGAAAACAGCTGATATCATTCAGCAACATTTTCTACATGATTCTACAATcaagttttattttcttctcTGATGTGGAAGATGCGCAGCGATATCATTGTTAGAGACAAAAGACTGAGATTCGGAATATTTATACCAGCTGCTACATGTATTACACAGTTTAAAACATGTCTCTTTGGTCTAGAGAGTCTAAAAAGAGTTCAGACCAAAGatgaaatgcaacattttgttCACGAGCTGATTTCAATATACCCAGAAACACCCAGGCAGGATGGcaacacagtacaaacacacacCAAGCACTTTGTCACACAGGTGAATGCCTTTCAAGCTAATGTAGTTTGCTCACTGAAGAAAGAAGTGACACCTCTCCCGTGTAGTACACATTGTACATTACTGAGTGACTGAACACGCCTACAAAAGCACACAGACAGTGTGACCTGTTTGATAACCTCTGCCACCATCAAACATCAAAGTAAATGAACTTTTTCAGAACTCCGATCTACCGTAGGTGTGGTAAAAATTTTTCCAGAGAGAAAATTGTGAGTATTAATAAGAAAGATTCAATTATAGTAACTTTTATCTGCTATACTTGTCTTTGGACTTGACTGCATGTTGTGAGGGATAATACGGTAGGTCAATCAACTTGCAATTTGCTAATTGGATACTAAGTGCCCTTTGAATTTTATGCAGTTTACAGTTATATAATTTAGATGCAAATGTcacaaaaatattcatattcagcAAAGATAAACCATTCATATCACACCATTATGGGGTGAGAAATGTCCTATTATGTCCTAATATTACAGGCATGTCTACGCTGTTCAGAATATTATGAATTTGATTTTGTATTCATGACATGTTGTCAATGATATTCTTCTGGACTTTGCCCATAGAACAAAGTGCCTTGACATTAATGAGTAGACAGGGGCCATAGAAATCTGACCTACGActgacaaaatacagaaaagctGTACTCTTCACATTTGACAAGTCTGACAGAATTTCTGTGTGGTCTCTGTATTTGCCCACCTTCATCCAAATAAGGTTAACACACAGTACTTACGCTGTGATTTTAGGGTCTTGCCGGCGCAGAGTCCAAGCTTGGTGCAGACTTGAGTTGGGTTCAACTTTGCGACCAAGAGCTGGATGATTTCTGAGCCGTAGTCATCGATGAAGGCTTTGCACTCAGCACGGATTGTCTGCGGCAAAATGCTGCAAACTTTGTCAACTACAGAGATAATTTCAGactacaaaaaaaagaaaaagaaagtatGTATTCCTGATTGAGGAACCTATAATTATATGGtaaaaataaatgatgaaaatttatttaaatattacgatgcaTTGTCcgtatttcaattttcattagcGTCAATATCAACATCAGAATAGgtatcatattttacattttcataagcgaagagtgaatcaacatttttgttttaacaaCTTACACATCATGTaattattaatgataaaatactTTATGTTAGTATTTTGATTCTTTGGTAAGATGTAACAGCCATTGAGATGTCACTAGGACCCTGAGATCAGAGAAAGATGGCCAATGGATAAGACATAGAGAGTTACTCACAGCTGTTGAATTCTGAGTCAGAAGTGAGTCGATTTCTTGCATTGCAAATTCACAAACTGTACATTCCAGAGAGGAGTCTACTTTCTTGGCAGGGGTCATTTTCACACTCGGAACAATCTGTTGGATAGGAAGGTAAAGATTACAACGctttatttttccatttttttccttttatttttgaaacaaagttAAAACTGTATCTCTGAACACTACCAGTTTACATTGAGGATATATGTTAAATCAGACGTTGCAAGGTTAGACAAGATGACAGACACATGGATAGGTCATTGCAAAGTAGAGTTGAACAATACCCAATGATATACTTTGTTACTACAAGTACCATGATGATGAGGAAGTGAGAGACAAATGATGATTGGTTATTGTTGCTGTCTGGAGGTGAATACTAACCAATCAGTAGCTACGTTTCATTGTGTATGATATGGCAGTGAGGAAGTGAGTGATACAGTAAGTGAATGATAGGtgtcaaaagtctattttataaaggcaataTCAAACCCACAAGTACGCTAGGTTCAATATTTTAGTAGGTGGTTGACGGGGCACTCTATGGGAGTAGATCAGGCACTGACAACTAACTGACCACAGATATCAATCTGTTTGACCTAAAACAACACTAAATTAACGTCTAATTAGCTGCATTGTTGTGggaaaatttcaagatttttccCGAAAGTTTTATTAGTAAAGTGATCACTAACGACGTAACCTACATTTTACCAACTATTCACAGCAAAGTGATTTCACAACCATGCATGTTTAGAAAGGTGGgaaaaaaacttgaaatacaaaaacagaaCACTACAAAGCAGACTTTTTAGTCAAAAGGCACACTATACATTCAAAACAACCTATTGGTGACATATTCTTACAAGTTTGGGTTTCATGGACAAAACAGTCTTTTTGGGGCAAAATCCAATGGCAGCACATATAGTCTGAGGATCCTGTGGAAAGAAacggaacatgtacacagaataTTAGCAAAAGGGACACATGCGATCATCCAGTAGTTTCGATGGGATTTTGTGAGCATGTATGTGAGAGTTTTCAGGATAAAATCATTTTATATCTCTACTCATATACCGGTGTATTATACTTCATTCTTATCTTCTACTGCAGTGACTAGCAATCACTTTCACTCAATCATGAGCGCACGACTGCTGAAGCTCACAAGAATTAGGCAAAGTCATGATCATGCACAAGGTATtattacaaaaatgataaaatctgTTATCTGTTAATTTCGCACCGGTGTAAGTTTCTAGCCTAATATTAACTCCCCCCCTCTTCACTTCTTTTTGTTGATCTTGACATCTTTCTGAGAGTCTTTCAACGAAATCGACAAGCATCCTTTACCGAACTATCTCTTACCAGTTCTGTTGCCAGCAGATCCAACAACACAGGGATGTACTGATCCATGTAATTTTTGCATTGCTCTTCAAACGGGCCAAGCGACTCGCAGAGCTCATCAAACAGTTCAAGTATCTCTTCCTTGGTTTTGTTGTCCTCTAACGCTTGCTTAGCTTCACTGACGATTGCTTTGCAGTCAGTGCAGAGATCCTGTCTGCCACCAATCTGCAATAAAATATGGCATGGGGCATCTACAAAGCATGTGCTCTCCTAAATGTTTGGGTTACACCGAAGATAATATGGTAGTAGACATTACTGCGATCCGATACACCGATTTAAAGCTTTCAAAGCTTTTGTTCAAACTCTTACAGTTCTTGCTGACACACATAGTTATTTCAGCAAACGTGGCTCACAGTTAACATTTTAATAATGTTCAAAATTATTATCAAGACAAACTTATGGTGATCATTTGGTCTGTTCCATCTATCTCTTCCAGTTGAGGGGCAGCCAACAGGCAAAGTTACAGAACAGGACAATTTTATTAGGCGTATTACTTTTCATGTTGCCAAACATCTTTCAGATGTCATTCCATTTTCCTAAGCACATGGCATGTGAGTTAAGCAAAGGAAACTGGATAAACAAACACATGATCTGTAGATTATTTCTATTGATGCTTTTACTTCTACAGATGTAATAGATATATGTGGGTATTACAGAATACCTTAGATGTGAGCTAACATTAtgtaaacatatcaaaagtAGTTTTTATGCACCACCATTGTTACTACTACCGCTATCACTACATTGTGTAAACTATCCTGGGCCCATAAAACATGAATACCTGATAATATATTCATGATGAATTCTATCCTCAAAAACGTCTATTCAGTGTTCTGAAACAGTTTGAGTAGGCTCTGAATAAAGacacaaggaaacaaaacaacgAAGAAATTTCTGCTTATCTTGCTGTTCTCGAGCAGAGGACATGACTATAAACTACACTGCAGAACGATATGCAAGATGATGGGTATGAAAATGGCATgggtaaatgaaatgaaaatggtgACACGCACACATATAATGAAATGGATACGCTCATTTTTGAGTAAACAAAAACGCTTGTAACCataaaatttttgtttataatttgTTACTACATGTATGGCAATAACCCCTGAACTCAATAGCTACCTCAAGCATGGGTTTGATGACTGGTTCCTTCTTAGCACCTGGTTTGCATagaccaatggcagtgcacacAGTCTCGGGGTCAAGTTCACTGATGATCAAGTCGAACAGGACTTCAGCGTAATCATTCACTGCAGACAGACACtgaaaaaaggacaaaaatttATCATTTGAGAAAATATCGACCACAAACTTGTTCCTATTATAGCTTCACTAATGAGTGTTTTTAACAAATGCAGCCTTGGGTATGTAGCAGACTTCACATGCGAAAATTCCGTTAGCCCTAATGCCTGCACCATGACACAACGATActcatttctgcaaatttaAAGAATATTGAGGAATATTCTGAAGCTATACCAATCTGAGGACAATTATATTTTATTGGGAATGGAAATATTTGCACACCTTGCATCTTGCACTAGGGTATGACAAACAGGAGATTTCTGGTCAAGTTCATACTTCAAGTTTGTAAATTAGACAACTGCTGTACGGTACAGTTTTTTTGCACGCAACTTTAGTCTACTAGTGGGAACTCTAAGGATTACCGTGGTACCATACATGAGAGCAAGTTAGAAAATGTTCTTCTTTTAGATGTCATTGTGCATGTActtgtattttaatcattaGAGTTATTTTCACTGGACCAATATTCCACACAAATCAACTTTGTTGCAGTTGTCTATTTTTAGTGTGAACTTGCCCAGAAATCTCCTGTTTGTAATACCTTATCATTGCTAACAAAATGACCTCACCGAAAGGTTAAGCTAATAGCAGAAATTGTATGTCTGGGGGAACAAGGTTTCACAGACACACCAAACATAGCTGTGATGAAACACAATATATATTTCTATGGAATAACGGATTTCAATGCCAGGTACATGTAAACAGCTAATTACCATACATACATGACAACACTCTGAAATCTGCTGCACAAAAGTGTAGATTACATTCAATTAACTGCTTACCATATCCTTCAACGATTCATCTGGGATTAGATCACAGGCGGATTTCAGGAATCCCATAATCTGCTGCTCCGTTGCATTGTTTGCAATCAAGCTACGTACAGTTTTAATTACTTCGGTGCAGAAGTCGCACACCTCGTcattctgtcaacaaaaaagtaaacaaatcaTTTCCCATCGTTTCACAGGGTActaataaaatacaaataaaatggcATAGATATTCAGTGACAGAAACCATTAAAGCCATACCGATagccatatgtacatgtatttcaatatCCAGGTATCACTAAAAGAAGAATGTTATTATCAgatatgaaatttttttataaataaatactgtaaactacctttcatctttaaccctttgagtgctgtatgttttcccatcaaaatttcagtgcaacgtTTTACGAATTTTATAAACTTTCCAatcatttttctgataattttggaccaaatgaacaaaacatttcattggccacagttttttatcaaaattttggcaaaaatctgacaaaaactgacttaggtatattttatacgggtgacaaaaattgactttgaagCTCAAAGTGTTAAACCTGTGAAGGACACCTTCCTGAGATATAAGAGAGAGGTTTGATAAACATGGCTTTTGCTGTCCTTCAAAAATGTACACAGATTGCACTCTCAAGGTAAGTCTCACCTGCTTTGCATATTTTGGTGACCACACATTGTCCTTGCAATGTTGAACAGCTCCACACTCTTTAGCATTGCTGATATGAGAGCACCAGTATGACGGCCCTTGAGTGCATTTGTTTTGACCCAATAAATCTGCTGCACTGGCTGTATGAGATAAGGTAAGATAAAATTAGATTCAgtaaataactaaataaataacaaaatgaacaaatacattaaataaacttaaattttaaattaaataatgaattaagtcaataaattttgatatatacagtataagcagttgtctgtaaaatgagcttttttttctctgatatGGCTATGCCGTATTGTGTTCAACATCACTAGAAAATTCATATGATCTGATGCAGCCATTCCTGagatcaaaaattttgaaaaatgtatttattatGCAACACCTGGATCGTATGACATGAAACTGCATTATCTTAATATGTTCACTCAAATGTAGTTATGAGCCACATATATGcaacgtttcatcaaatttgttgagGTCAAAATAGTTgtcatgaaaacaatatcacagaatatgcaaattggcactCTTTTGAGTCCAGTTCAATAGGACAAGCTAAATACATGAGACTTATCTTTTGAGAATCACTTTCTAggttattaaatattttgaaatgataagATCAAAAACCTTGGACTAAGCACATATTCAACACCATTGTCAATatctgttaaggtagtatgctcctGTTAAGGTAGTATTGTCAATatctgttaaggtagtatgtgccttgaaagtgaaagacttaaacttttgctcaaactttcctcaaggaatcttgcaatcattctctttcaaaatcaagaataaacacagggggtcaccatgcaaattttggtactagagaaacaaataacccaagatttaccgaaattagaaattcaaaatggccgccatccctgtgttaactctatggagaaaaataaaaattttcgaatttcgaaaaactaagccagtgaaaagttttctttcaccaagagctttaaaatgaacccccacatgtagtatatcagaagagaattgtaaaagtttgacagtccgaatgtctgtccccgaggtgcgttctaccttaataataaTATCGGGTTCTTATATAGTGCACATATcaacaagtacatgtgctcaaggcgctttacaattattattacttaTAACTATGATAATATGGAGTGTTGTgccaaatttcatttcattctgcaAAATGCCATTAAAGTACAATGTACAGCACACTGTCTCAGACTCAACAGGTCCATTTATGTATTTAATTGAACGACAATCTAAATCAAagtaatattcatgaaaatttgataaaaatttattctaaattttgatcatatatgtTGGTTGTAATCTAACTCACTTCACTAGCCACACACTCATTGCATTTCCTTGCAGTGAACTTTAATGGCATTTtgcagaatgaaatgaaatttggcACAACACTCCATATTATCATAGTTGGTGCAGAAATGTCttttatattgaaaacataTACTCTGCAAataattggcaaaaattgcaattGTAGTTCATTAAGCAAATAAATACCGGTAATGGGCTAATAGGTACTGGAGTACTGAACAAATATTAGAATTGAGTCACAACTCCTTTTTTTCTTGTCACATCTCTGTGGGTTAATTGTCACTATGTGAGCTGTGCCATTGTCAGGTCCAACAATCCATTCAGGCATGAAAGAGGACAATTCCGGACTTGCTTCCCGTTCAAGCAATAGATATAAAACTCGCATGACTGCTCCCACCAGGATGCTGTTTTACATTAAAATAGCCATGTGTCATGAACTCATCATCACATGACATTGGCATgctcatttaaatattcatgacaGTATGCAAATTTTTCCTGCCAATACTGAGTAGTAAACACCCATTGTACCTGATGGTACTGTCCCTGAACTGTGCTATGTTCATTAGTACATGCTGGCATTGGGCCATGTCCATTTTCTGCACAGCATTCTACATACTCAAAACTTCTGGTGACTACATATTGGCTTAccctttctttcaatttatcacttGTCATAAAACATGATAccaatgaaagaaaacattaaCCCTCAAAGCAAAAGTCACTTTTTGCCTCCTTTATAAAATACCTGTACAATACAACCAAGTtaaattttttcagatcaaggtgatttttttcccccagatttttccaaaaattttgatcaaaaactgtagcccatGAAAAGtctattttgtccaaaattattgaaaaaaaagaagaaaaataggTAAAATTTGCTCAAAAATTTTGAcggaaaaaattaataaaagtactCAAATGGTTACAGTAACAGAAAATATGCTCACATACACCAGACAGGCTTAGAATCAAACTTTCAGTTTCTACAGTTGGAAGAAGCTTGACGATGACCAGGTGTTTTACAGTCTTTTTTCTAgtgattttgattttaataaAGGTATATTTCGTATAACTGCTGGAGATGTATTTGTTTGCCATtttgcacatcaattttttgacCTTTTCATTTTGGTTTTACTAACACCTTGACACATTGCATTGGAAACTGTTATCAGTTGGAAGTATAACATTTGGTCAAATGAGATCAAGGCTTGATCACTTATGTGCGTTTTTTTTAATATCTTATCTcctaatttttatattttatatctcATGGTTTGCACCTGTGTTTTGTACAGGTATTCGTTTCTGCGATTGCTAGAAGCTTCTGACAACTATTAAGAATTTGAATCAATTCATGTACATGACAACACTTttaattctttcttttttatggtTTTCAAAGGTggcaaaaacacctttttgacgaaattcacttttttcatattattgATACAAATGTGGCTATGTGAGGTGATCTACTGGCCCTTT
Encoded here:
- the LOC139123088 gene encoding prosaposin-like isoform X1; this translates as MASLAGGTLIVSTTAAESGPIIMKVLILISFLAAASAADLLGQNKCTQGPSYWCSHISNAKECGAVQHCKDNVWSPKYAKQNDEVCDFCTEVIKTVRSLIANNATEQQIMGFLKSACDLIPDESLKDMCLSAVNDYAEVLFDLIISELDPETVCTAIGLCKPGAKKEPVIKPMLEIGGRQDLCTDCKAIVSEAKQALEDNKTKEEILELFDELCESLGPFEEQCKNYMDQYIPVLLDLLATELDPQTICAAIGFCPKKTVLSMKPKLIVPSVKMTPAKKVDSSLECTVCEFAMQEIDSLLTQNSTASEIISVVDKVCSILPQTIRAECKAFIDDYGSEIIQLLVAKLNPTQVCTKLGLCAGKTLKSQPLKDAECDVCKLVMQYFDGFMEKNQTKQEIVKALHEFCDILPGSIRGQCNDLITQYGYAIPELIEQLMDPLKVCQLIGLCGPTNKELLLQSVKTTPVKDTPTCALCEFVLRELDSMLADNATQSEIIAAVDQVCSLLPGSLGAECKSFVDEYGPAVIQLLISQIEPQQICTLIGLCTSNEVKVPKVQDTGCDVCKLAAQYLLTVLDKNATQQEIEQALEEVCSILPASIKDECTSLVEEYGPVIFQLLQSLTADEVCQVLGLCTGNPLLGAKKCSFGPAFWCASETNAKMCNAVQHCKLHVW
- the LOC139123088 gene encoding prosaposin-like isoform X2; its protein translation is MASLAGGTLIVSTTAAESGPIIMKVLILISFLAAASAADLLGQNKCTQGPSYWCSHISNAKECGAVQHCKDNVWSPKYAKQNDEVCDFCTEVIKTVRSLIANNATEQQIMGFLKSACDLIPDESLKDMCLSAVNDYAEVLFDLIISELDPETVCTAIGLCKPGAKKEPVIKPMLEIVPSVKMTPAKKVDSSLECTVCEFAMQEIDSLLTQNSTASEIISVVDKVCSILPQTIRAECKAFIDDYGSEIIQLLVAKLNPTQVCTKLGLCAGKTLKSQPLKDAECDVCKLVMQYFDGFMEKNQTKQEIVKALHEFCDILPGSIRGQCNDLITQYGYAIPELIEQLMDPLKVCQLIGLCGPTNKELLLQSVKTTPVKDTPTCALCEFVLRELDSMLADNATQSEIIAAVDQVCSLLPGSLGAECKSFVDEYGPAVIQLLISQIEPQQICTLIGLCTSNEVKVPKVQDTGCDVCKLAAQYLLTVLDKNATQQEIEQALEEVCSILPASIKDECTSLVEEYGPVIFQLLQSLTADEVCQVLGLCTGNPLLGAKKCSFGPAFWCASETNAKMCNAVQHCKLHVW